The following coding sequences are from one Methanosarcina sp. WWM596 window:
- a CDS encoding PAS domain S-box protein, whose amino-acid sequence MSCSGTVFDINSRIKSKESIRYKLEIEEVLLEISNMFIAPANLEKDIDVALEKIGMLCGAGRSYIFLIRENGTIFDNTHEWCAEGVEPEKNNLQNVLCEECPWWMEKLSNDEVIHIPDVSALPPEAAMEKEVLGKQGIKSLIVLPLYVSGMLAGFMGLDNVVNTGNWGKDDVSILRIAVNLMGMGIQRKRAEKAIHVGEEIYRSMFKNAANLILFVDKKGVIVECNSRVEELLGYRQDELIGRPIKNLIFSDCLKKLKEASDEIERRGFSFNKEYRIFRKDGRPVDVNVNSSGLKDENGHQIQTIFIVEDITERKKAEKLIKESESRYSFLFQNNRAVIMLLDPETGNILDANSAACVYYGYPREKMLSLNIADINILPKEQILEGLEQEKSRDINHFYFIHRLSNGVLRDVERYSYPILMDGKKLLFAIVSDITDNRKMQSELMKAKMEAELASKTKSEFLASMSHELRTPLNSIIGFSDMLLTQNFGPLNDKQLRYVSNISMSGNHLLKLINDILDLSKVEAGKMELKVEEFSVSDLISEVKALLTPLASKKDIQILSTVDKELTIIRADRMKFRQILYNLVDNAIKFTPKDGYVIVEARIEEDQAKIVVRDTGVGISEAEAKKVFQPFTQLENSEYGEQKGTGLGLSLVKKFVEMHAGKIWVESEFEEGSKFIFTIPLNPAN is encoded by the coding sequence ATGAGTTGTTCAGGTACGGTTTTTGATATTAATAGCAGAATAAAGTCAAAGGAATCGATAAGGTATAAGCTGGAAATAGAGGAGGTATTGCTCGAAATTTCCAACATGTTTATAGCTCCTGCCAACCTTGAGAAGGATATCGATGTTGCACTCGAAAAGATTGGTATGCTCTGTGGGGCTGGCAGGAGTTATATATTCCTGATTCGAGAAAACGGAACTATCTTCGACAACACGCATGAATGGTGTGCTGAGGGAGTGGAGCCTGAGAAAAACAACCTTCAAAATGTTCTATGCGAGGAATGCCCCTGGTGGATGGAAAAACTTTCCAATGATGAAGTCATCCATATCCCCGATGTTTCAGCCCTGCCTCCGGAGGCAGCAATGGAGAAAGAGGTGCTCGGAAAACAGGGGATTAAATCCCTTATTGTGTTACCTCTGTATGTAAGTGGAATGCTTGCAGGTTTCATGGGACTGGACAATGTGGTTAATACCGGGAACTGGGGAAAAGATGATGTGTCCATACTCAGAATAGCTGTAAACCTGATGGGGATGGGGATACAGCGCAAAAGGGCGGAAAAAGCAATACATGTAGGGGAAGAAATCTACAGGTCCATGTTTAAGAATGCTGCCAACCTTATTCTTTTTGTTGACAAAAAAGGGGTTATTGTTGAGTGCAATTCCCGCGTAGAAGAGCTCCTGGGTTACAGGCAGGACGAGCTCATAGGGCGGCCTATAAAGAACCTCATATTTTCAGATTGCCTGAAAAAACTTAAGGAGGCTTCTGACGAGATCGAACGCAGGGGTTTTTCCTTCAACAAAGAGTACAGGATTTTTCGAAAAGATGGAAGACCTGTGGATGTAAATGTCAATTCTTCGGGTTTAAAGGACGAAAATGGACACCAGATCCAGACTATTTTCATAGTAGAAGACATTACTGAGCGTAAAAAAGCAGAAAAGCTGATTAAGGAGAGCGAAAGCCGGTACAGCTTTCTGTTTCAAAATAACCGCGCGGTAATAATGCTGCTTGATCCCGAGACCGGGAATATACTTGATGCAAATTCGGCTGCCTGTGTTTACTATGGATACCCGAGAGAGAAAATGCTCAGCCTGAACATTGCTGATATCAATATCCTTCCAAAAGAACAGATCCTGGAAGGGCTGGAACAGGAAAAGTCCAGGGACATAAACCATTTCTATTTTATTCACCGCTTATCAAACGGAGTGTTGAGGGATGTTGAAAGATACAGCTATCCCATTTTGATGGATGGGAAAAAACTCCTGTTTGCAATCGTTTCGGATATAACGGATAATCGAAAAATGCAGAGTGAGCTTATGAAAGCAAAAATGGAAGCCGAACTTGCCAGTAAAACAAAAAGCGAATTTCTGGCAAGCATGAGCCATGAACTGAGAACCCCTCTGAACTCTATCATAGGTTTCTCGGATATGCTGCTCACTCAGAATTTTGGTCCGCTTAATGATAAACAGCTGAGGTATGTCAGCAATATCTCTATGAGCGGAAATCATCTCCTGAAGCTGATAAACGATATTCTGGACCTCTCCAAGGTTGAAGCCGGGAAGATGGAACTTAAGGTAGAGGAGTTTTCCGTATCCGATTTGATTTCTGAAGTTAAGGCTTTACTGACCCCTCTGGCATCAAAGAAAGATATCCAGATCCTAAGTACGGTTGATAAAGAGCTGACTATCATAAGGGCCGACAGGATGAAGTTCAGGCAGATCTTATACAATCTGGTGGATAACGCTATTAAGTTCACCCCCAAAGACGGATACGTTATTGTTGAAGCCAGAATCGAGGAAGATCAAGCAAAAATTGTGGTCAGAGATACGGGGGTCGGGATCTCCGAAGCCGAAGCCAAAAAAGTCTTTCAACCTTTTACACAGCTTGAGAACTCCGAATACGGAGAACAGAAAGGGACAGGTCTTGGCCTTTCTCTTGTCAAGAAATTTGTGGAAATGCATGCAGGCAAAATCTGGGTTGAAAGCGAGTTTGAGGAAGGCAGTAAATTCATTTTTACCATACCCCTCAACCCGGCAAATTAA
- a CDS encoding flavin reductase family protein, protein MKQSIGAKTLAFPTPAWVVGTYDMNGKPNAMTVAWAGICCSNPPCISVSLRKATYSYAGIMENKAFTVNIPSEDYVKETDYFGIASGKDEDKFEAACLTPIRSELVPAPYIAEFPVVLECKLLHSLEIGLHTLFVGEIMDIKAEEAVLDENGNPDIEKIRPVVYGTGNRSYYGVGCNLGKAFSIGKKP, encoded by the coding sequence ATGAAACAATCAATCGGAGCAAAGACACTTGCATTTCCGACTCCAGCATGGGTTGTCGGAACCTACGACATGAATGGAAAACCAAATGCCATGACTGTAGCCTGGGCAGGGATCTGCTGTTCAAACCCTCCATGCATCAGCGTATCCTTAAGAAAGGCTACTTACAGTTATGCAGGGATTATGGAAAATAAGGCATTCACTGTAAATATCCCTTCTGAAGATTATGTGAAAGAAACCGATTATTTCGGCATTGCAAGCGGAAAAGACGAGGACAAGTTTGAGGCAGCCTGTCTTACCCCTATAAGAAGCGAACTTGTGCCTGCTCCTTATATTGCAGAGTTTCCAGTTGTCCTCGAGTGCAAACTTCTCCACAGCCTGGAGATAGGGCTTCATACCCTGTTTGTAGGAGAGATTATGGACATAAAAGCCGAAGAAGCCGTGCTCGATGAAAACGGAAATCCTGATATTGAGAAAATCCGACCTGTGGTATACGGGACAGGAAATAGGAGCTATTACGGTGTCGGGTGTAACCTGGGAAAAGCCTTTTCGATAGGAAAGAAGCCCTGA
- a CDS encoding Ig-like domain-containing protein: MGTAAGIVGGLVAGVTLKYIYDKYIHEQQMHKKLKSIPRKVFKRGPAPATVKSVYPDRETFSHNLKSPIWIEFDAPIDSSTVTKDTVIVKSSVSDEPVEGFLDAGSRILMFRPYGKYPVENGGAKISITLIGTDTGSGTITDAKGVPLDGDQDGKAGGDFEYNFSIMR, encoded by the coding sequence ATGGGGACAGCTGCTGGAATTGTGGGAGGTTTGGTTGCCGGAGTTACGCTGAAGTATATTTACGATAAATATATTCATGAGCAGCAAATGCATAAAAAACTCAAATCCATTCCCAGAAAGGTGTTTAAACGCGGCCCGGCTCCTGCTACAGTAAAATCTGTTTATCCGGATAGAGAAACTTTTTCTCATAACCTGAAATCCCCGATCTGGATCGAATTTGATGCACCTATAGACAGTTCTACTGTTACGAAAGATACAGTGATTGTCAAAAGTTCAGTATCCGATGAGCCTGTAGAAGGTTTCCTTGATGCAGGTAGCAGGATTCTGATGTTCCGGCCGTATGGGAAATATCCTGTAGAAAATGGCGGAGCCAAAATCTCTATTACTTTGATAGGAACAGATACCGGATCTGGAACCATTACAGATGCAAAGGGTGTTCCCCTTGATGGAGATCAGGATGGAAAAGCCGGTGGAGATTTTGAGTATAATTTCAGTATCATGAGGTGA
- a CDS encoding Ig-like domain-containing protein, producing the protein MHKINGWGKFLLGVVAGAVIAYTVKKYMRNRSFPEAFKSLPFHFKQGQIPPKVKSIYPDRQTFAFRHDSPIWIEFDMPMNNASITNETVIVRSSALDEPVEGLLDSGSRILMFRPYGDYPMDETGAEITITLLGSETGSGFIIDERGIALDGDNDGKAGGDFVYTYRLIK; encoded by the coding sequence TTGCATAAAATTAATGGCTGGGGTAAATTTCTGCTGGGGGTAGTTGCAGGGGCTGTAATTGCATACACCGTTAAAAAGTATATGCGTAACAGGTCCTTTCCGGAGGCTTTCAAATCTCTACCCTTTCACTTCAAACAGGGACAGATTCCTCCAAAGGTAAAATCAATTTATCCTGACAGGCAGACATTTGCTTTCAGGCATGATTCCCCGATCTGGATCGAATTCGATATGCCCATGAATAATGCAAGCATTACGAATGAGACTGTAATAGTCAGAAGTTCAGCATTAGATGAGCCTGTTGAAGGATTGCTGGATTCGGGGTCCAGAATACTTATGTTCCGCCCATACGGTGATTATCCTATGGATGAGACCGGGGCTGAAATAACAATTACCTTACTTGGGAGCGAAACCGGATCTGGCTTCATAATTGACGAAAGGGGAATTGCTCTGGATGGTGATAACGACGGAAAAGCCGGAGGAGACTTTGTCTATACTTATAGGCTTATAAAATGA
- a CDS encoding isoprenylcysteine carboxylmethyltransferase family protein: MVSSTIILVFCLVAFAAIHSFMASLPFKRRLVRVLGSKADTLYMPVFSIIAVITISPLVYLLIKNPGPILYIIPSPWRWLMVGVQLIAALVAPRAILDAPHRFKIRSQLSAPKTPEAGPLNIRGIYRWVRDPFLFTGLIIIWFTPFMTVNLLVIYILSTIYLYLGSLHWETRLVTQFGDEYREYQKRVHRIIPHSGAYR, from the coding sequence TTGGTCTCATCTACAATTATCCTTGTTTTTTGTCTGGTGGCATTTGCAGCTATTCACAGTTTTATGGCAAGCTTGCCCTTCAAACGCCGCCTCGTTCGAGTCCTGGGTTCCAAGGCAGACACATTGTATATGCCGGTATTCAGCATCATCGCGGTGATAACGATATCTCCGCTTGTTTATCTGCTCATCAAAAACCCAGGACCTATTCTCTACATAATACCTTCTCCCTGGCGCTGGCTGATGGTAGGTGTACAGTTGATTGCTGCACTTGTTGCTCCCAGAGCAATTCTTGATGCACCCCATAGATTCAAGATACGTTCACAGCTATCCGCACCAAAGACTCCTGAAGCAGGTCCCCTGAATATCCGGGGCATTTACCGATGGGTAAGGGACCCCTTCCTGTTCACAGGACTGATCATAATATGGTTTACTCCCTTTATGACAGTCAATCTGCTTGTCATATACATTTTGTCTACCATATACCTGTATCTGGGATCCCTGCACTGGGAAACAAGGCTGGTGACACAGTTTGGCGACGAATACCGGGAGTACCAAAAAAGGGTTCACAGAATAATTCCTCATTCAGGGGCGTATCGTTAA
- a CDS encoding DUF2795 domain-containing protein, translating into MRTLEKFPDREYNNVGDVVMEFNGKFQSR; encoded by the coding sequence ATTAGAACTCTTGAAAAGTTTCCAGACCGGGAATACAATAATGTCGGCGATGTCGTCATGGAATTCAATGGCAAATTCCAGAGCCGATAA
- a CDS encoding DUF2795 domain-containing protein translates to MSCNKESTYRKAKSLNARSEVIQAIEGIPDKEYNSTADVLKQFEGIQRAV, encoded by the coding sequence ATATCCTGCAACAAGGAGTCAACGTATCGGAAAGCTAAAAGTCTTAATGCCCGTAGTGAAGTTATCCAGGCTATTGAGGGTATACCAGACAAGGAATACAATAGCACTGCAGATGTTCTTAAACAATTCGAAGGCATTCAAAGGGCTGTGTAA